In the Alkaliphilus flagellatus genome, one interval contains:
- a CDS encoding GntR family transcriptional regulator has product MDNLEKLYIENYKPLREIVFEYLRQSILDGKLEPGKRLMEIQMAEQLGVSRTPVREAIRKLELEGLVVMVPRRGAYVADVSIKDVLEVLEVRMVLEGLAASLAAERMSDDEINELTSVCDEFKRYYEEDNIEGMIQKDVEFHDRIFNSTGNNKLNQISQSLREQIYRFRVRYISRYNKAKELVDEHQALLDAIRNRDPDKAYKCGMKHIENLTDHMMEQLQIYKEE; this is encoded by the coding sequence TTGGATAATTTAGAAAAGCTATACATAGAAAACTATAAGCCTTTAAGGGAAATCGTTTTTGAATATTTAAGACAATCTATATTAGATGGTAAGCTAGAACCTGGAAAAAGACTGATGGAAATTCAGATGGCAGAGCAGTTGGGGGTTAGTAGAACGCCTGTAAGGGAAGCTATACGAAAACTAGAACTAGAAGGTCTAGTAGTTATGGTTCCTAGAAGGGGCGCCTATGTTGCAGATGTTTCAATAAAGGATGTCTTAGAGGTATTAGAAGTACGAATGGTATTGGAAGGATTAGCAGCATCTTTAGCAGCGGAAAGAATGTCCGACGATGAAATTAATGAACTTACATCTGTTTGTGATGAATTTAAACGTTATTACGAAGAAGATAATATTGAAGGAATGATCCAGAAAGATGTGGAGTTCCATGATCGTATTTTTAATTCCACAGGCAACAATAAGCTGAATCAAATTTCTCAAAGTTTAAGGGAACAGATCTATCGCTTTCGTGTTCGTTATATTTCCCGATATAATAAGGCTAAAGAACTTGTAGACGAGCATCAGGCCTTATTAGATGCAATACGTAATAGGGATCCAGACAAGGCCTATAAATGTGGAATGAAGCATATAGAGAATCTAACAGATCATATGATGGAGCAATTACAAATATATAAAGAAGAATAA
- a CDS encoding nucleotidyltransferase family protein, with protein MKAIILAGEGEQDIKYFGQGKALINFKGKPLIEYTIDALTQSEMIEYILVVGNKALLTPYIGNKVDEIIDQEKNMLDNLMKGISYFEENEKILISTCDIPLITFQAVQDFIIKSLNLNADLCYPIIERSICEGNYPDAKRTYASLKEGDFTGGNLIMVNPFKVKSIEDHIRLLIKHRKNPLKMTRALGPKIVLQMLSKRLTIEKLEIYIKERFNIEGRALITPYPEVGSDIDRIEDIEILEKYI; from the coding sequence ATGAAAGCCATTATATTAGCAGGCGAAGGAGAGCAGGACATTAAATATTTTGGACAAGGAAAAGCATTAATTAATTTTAAAGGGAAGCCTTTAATAGAGTACACTATAGATGCCTTAACCCAGTCAGAAATGATAGAGTATATATTAGTTGTGGGTAATAAAGCCCTCTTAACTCCATATATAGGTAATAAGGTAGATGAAATAATCGATCAAGAAAAGAATATGTTAGATAATCTAATGAAGGGAATATCATATTTCGAGGAGAATGAAAAAATCCTAATATCTACCTGTGATATACCATTAATTACTTTTCAGGCTGTACAGGACTTTATAATTAAGTCCCTTAATTTAAATGCTGACCTATGTTATCCTATTATTGAAAGATCGATATGTGAAGGTAACTACCCAGATGCTAAACGTACATATGCTTCTTTAAAAGAAGGAGACTTTACTGGAGGTAATTTAATAATGGTTAATCCATTTAAAGTTAAATCTATTGAAGATCATATTAGACTCCTTATAAAGCATAGAAAAAATCCATTAAAAATGACAAGAGCATTAGGGCCAAAGATTGTTTTACAAATGCTTTCAAAGCGTCTTACAATTGAAAAACTTGAAATCTATATAAAAGAAAGATTTAATATAGAGGGCAGAGCACTAATTACCCCCTACCCCGAAGTCGGTAGCGATATAGATCGTATAGAAGACATTGAAATATTAGAAAAATATATTTAA
- a CDS encoding GerAB/ArcD/ProY family transporter gives MNKDEKLSGFEIVTISTLLMVGTGILSLPRFLIEASEVDTWLIILSGGIILAIVAFIYGYIISRFPGKGYFEILSITLTRPIAYILSTIYIIYIIILMGLNIRIFAEVLKGSLFPMTPIEIIILAMILTGGYGARLGLETLGRFAKLLFLVMTPVTIIMFSLACFDADFSNLLPIFKISFEELAFAVPRVFYSFIGFDAILILGMFLYNPQDAKKTGPTSVALVTLLYLFINTVTLAKFGAKQTLVLVWPTLNLIRSIDIPLAFIEDMTSIGASLWVFSVFMSYLPNCMANSVLLGQMTGCRENNFFSVCQLPLIYLTAMLPSNITHIYVILDGTTKYLGPLFLFIVPTLILIVIGMKGLKNKVVKSES, from the coding sequence GTGAATAAGGATGAGAAACTATCAGGTTTTGAAATAGTTACGATATCAACTTTATTAATGGTAGGTACCGGTATTTTATCCCTGCCAAGGTTTTTGATCGAAGCCTCGGAAGTAGATACTTGGCTAATAATATTATCAGGAGGAATAATTCTAGCTATAGTTGCATTTATATATGGGTACATTATAAGCCGATTCCCAGGTAAGGGATACTTTGAAATACTTTCAATAACTTTAACCAGACCTATCGCATATATATTATCCACTATATATATTATTTACATAATAATTCTAATGGGACTAAATATAAGGATATTTGCTGAAGTGCTTAAGGGATCATTATTCCCTATGACACCAATAGAGATTATTATATTAGCTATGATACTAACAGGCGGTTACGGAGCAAGACTAGGATTAGAGACTTTAGGTAGGTTTGCAAAGTTACTGTTTCTAGTTATGACACCAGTAACCATAATTATGTTTAGTCTAGCATGTTTTGATGCCGATTTTTCTAATCTGCTTCCTATTTTTAAAATTAGTTTTGAGGAATTAGCTTTTGCAGTTCCCAGGGTATTTTATAGTTTTATAGGTTTTGATGCTATATTGATTTTGGGCATGTTTTTATACAATCCACAAGATGCTAAGAAGACAGGACCTACATCTGTAGCATTAGTAACGCTTTTATATTTATTTATAAACACAGTAACCTTAGCAAAGTTTGGTGCAAAACAAACCTTAGTATTGGTATGGCCCACTTTAAATTTAATAAGAAGTATAGATATTCCTCTAGCATTTATTGAAGATATGACAAGTATAGGTGCAAGCCTATGGGTTTTCTCGGTATTCATGTCCTATTTACCTAACTGTATGGCTAATAGTGTATTGCTTGGTCAAATGACTGGATGTAGAGAAAATAACTTTTTCTCTGTATGTCAACTACCACTTATTTATTTAACTGCTATGCTTCCGAGTAACATCACTCATATATATGTAATTTTGGATGGAACTACTAAATACTTAGGTCCTTTATTTTTATTTATAGTACCAACACTTATTTTAATAGTAATAGGGATGAAGGGCTTAAAAAATAAAGTAGTAAAATCTGAGTCTTAG
- a CDS encoding CLC_0170 family protein yields the protein MNIILYYIRTLFNVNMLVIFILVGLFLLLRDVPLLKKKKLNKESNIANALAYIYIFGSIALFIIAKMI from the coding sequence ATGAACATAATTTTATATTATATTAGGACATTATTTAACGTTAATATGCTAGTTATATTTATATTAGTAGGGCTATTTTTGCTCTTAAGAGATGTACCACTTTTAAAAAAGAAAAAGCTTAATAAAGAAAGTAACATTGCAAATGCATTAGCTTATATATATATATTTGGAAGTATTGCTTTATTTATAATTGCAAAGATGATATAG
- a CDS encoding spore germination protein: MSLWESLFGKKSENENIKPEETKVGKSLDENLESIKNMLIDCDDIVYRNIKVGTDESYRATLIYIDGMADKNLLNDYVLKNLMVSSRITPPNAKVIKKELSNILKDKTLTVSEMKEVETIEQGILDILSGDTVLILDDYEKLIIIASKGWDGRSISQPETESVIRGPREGFVETIRVNTALIRRRIRDHKLKIKGYKIGKRSQSDVCVMYIEDIVNQDALKEVDKRLSAIDIDAIIDSGYIEQLIEDNWRSPFPQIQITERPDVASAALYEGKIAIIVDNSPFSLIVPATLNAMMQSAEDYYERWGIATFIRILRYIGAAISLYAPALYIAVTAFHPQMLPSKLSMSIAANRAGVPFPSVIEAIIMEITLEILREAGVRLPGPIGATIGIVGGLVVGQAAVEAGIVGPIMVIVVAITAISSFAIPSYSMAIGLRLLRFLLIIVSATLGLYGIMLGTILILAHLCSLKSFGVPYLAPYTTYIRQSTDLKDTFIKAPLPSMHNRDTTANKNQSKRMQDRREEDLDKEE; the protein is encoded by the coding sequence ATGAGCCTGTGGGAAAGTTTATTTGGTAAAAAAAGTGAAAATGAAAATATAAAACCAGAAGAAACCAAGGTGGGTAAAAGCCTGGATGAAAATCTAGAGTCTATTAAAAACATGCTGATAGATTGTGATGATATTGTATATAGAAATATTAAAGTAGGAACAGATGAAAGCTATAGAGCAACATTAATATATATAGATGGTATGGCAGATAAGAATTTACTAAATGACTATGTACTTAAAAATTTAATGGTATCTAGCAGAATCACTCCTCCTAATGCAAAAGTTATTAAAAAGGAACTAAGTAATATTCTAAAGGATAAGACTCTAACCGTATCAGAGATGAAGGAAGTAGAGACTATTGAACAAGGAATTCTAGATATATTAAGTGGAGATACAGTACTTATACTAGATGATTATGAAAAGCTAATTATCATTGCATCTAAGGGCTGGGATGGCAGATCTATTTCTCAACCTGAAACAGAATCTGTTATTAGGGGACCTCGGGAGGGTTTTGTAGAAACCATTAGAGTTAACACTGCCTTAATTAGAAGAAGGATTAGGGATCATAAGTTAAAAATAAAGGGGTATAAAATTGGAAAGAGATCCCAAAGCGATGTGTGTGTTATGTATATTGAAGATATAGTTAATCAAGATGCATTAAAAGAGGTGGACAAAAGGCTAAGTGCAATAGATATAGATGCAATAATTGATAGTGGATATATAGAACAGCTTATAGAGGATAATTGGCGTTCGCCATTCCCACAAATACAAATTACAGAAAGGCCAGATGTTGCATCAGCAGCTCTATACGAAGGTAAGATAGCTATTATAGTGGACAATAGTCCTTTTTCACTAATAGTGCCAGCTACTTTAAATGCTATGATGCAATCTGCTGAAGATTACTACGAGCGGTGGGGGATTGCCACATTTATTAGGATTTTGAGATATATTGGCGCTGCCATATCTTTATATGCTCCAGCACTATATATTGCAGTTACAGCCTTTCACCCTCAAATGCTCCCTTCCAAGCTGTCTATGTCAATAGCCGCTAATAGAGCAGGGGTTCCATTTCCTTCTGTAATAGAGGCTATTATTATGGAAATAACTCTAGAAATATTAAGGGAAGCAGGGGTACGGCTACCTGGGCCCATAGGAGCCACCATAGGTATTGTAGGTGGTCTTGTAGTTGGACAGGCAGCGGTAGAAGCAGGAATAGTAGGACCTATAATGGTAATTGTAGTAGCAATAACTGCTATATCATCCTTTGCTATTCCAAGTTATAGCATGGCAATTGGTCTTAGATTATTAAGATTTTTACTAATAATTGTATCTGCAACTTTGGGTCTATATGGTATTATGTTAGGAACAATACTAATACTAGCACATTTATGCAGCCTAAAGAGCTTTGGAGTACCATATTTAGCTCCTTACACAACCTATATTAGACAAAGTACAGACTTAAAGGACACATTCATTAAGGCTCCGCTACCATCTATGCATAATAGAGATACAACAGCTAATAAAAATCAAAGTAAAAGAATGCAGGATCGTAGGGAAGAGGATTTAGATAAAGAGGAGTGA
- a CDS encoding GerAB/ArcD/ProY family transporter — protein sequence MQDNNDIIPIGQMIFILMIAMVGTGILTLPRDLAEVVPYDHWIILLAGGLVAIVTVLIHGAIIRLKPRKQYFEILCDALTKPIAYIVGFIYVIYLIGFIGLLARIFSEVIKVYLLTNTPIEVINISVLAAAIYLARKGIEVLGRMMEFLFPILITITVFIFALSFTRSDFANLLPVFEITPTEILKGAPTIILSFIGLEMILFFGAHLDEPKKATKAYIAVVAILLFYMLVITATLAQFGPIQVKALLWPTLDLFDTIELPGLFIENIQVLVMSLWVLAIFSTMAPMFLAATVMTKSLTSSKDHAYLAAPFLPLIYFVSIIPENISMTYEMMDIYTKYVASTMIFVIPLIVLISLVIQKRLRREEKANV from the coding sequence ATGCAAGATAACAACGATATAATCCCAATAGGGCAGATGATATTTATTTTAATGATAGCTATGGTAGGTACAGGTATACTTACCTTACCCCGAGATTTGGCGGAGGTAGTACCCTATGATCATTGGATTATTTTATTGGCTGGAGGATTGGTAGCAATAGTAACGGTTCTAATCCATGGGGCAATTATAAGACTAAAACCTAGGAAGCAATACTTTGAAATACTTTGTGATGCATTAACTAAACCTATTGCCTATATAGTAGGGTTTATATATGTAATATATTTAATAGGATTTATTGGATTACTTGCAAGGATTTTCAGTGAAGTTATAAAGGTGTATTTACTTACAAACACGCCTATAGAAGTAATAAATATAAGTGTATTAGCTGCTGCTATTTATTTAGCAAGAAAAGGAATAGAAGTATTAGGAAGAATGATGGAGTTTTTATTTCCAATTCTTATAACAATTACAGTATTTATATTTGCTTTATCCTTTACTAGGTCAGATTTTGCAAATTTACTTCCAGTATTTGAAATTACCCCTACTGAAATTTTAAAGGGAGCACCCACTATTATACTTAGTTTTATAGGTCTTGAAATGATACTTTTTTTCGGAGCCCACTTAGATGAACCTAAAAAGGCTACAAAGGCTTATATTGCTGTTGTGGCAATATTGCTGTTCTACATGTTAGTTATAACAGCAACCCTTGCACAATTTGGGCCTATACAAGTAAAAGCTTTACTTTGGCCAACGTTAGACTTGTTTGACACTATAGAATTGCCAGGACTTTTTATAGAAAATATCCAGGTATTAGTTATGAGCCTATGGGTATTAGCTATATTTTCTACTATGGCCCCTATGTTTTTAGCGGCGACAGTTATGACTAAATCATTAACTAGCTCCAAAGATCATGCTTATTTGGCTGCACCATTTTTGCCACTTATATATTTCGTTTCTATAATTCCTGAAAACATATCTATGACATACGAAATGATGGATATATATACTAAATATGTTGCGAGTACTATGATTTTTGTAATTCCACTAATTGTTTTAATATCTTTAGTTATACAAAAAAGACTAAGGAGGGAGGAAAAGGCTAATGTATAA
- a CDS encoding Ger(x)C family spore germination protein, giving the protein MYKRKAIFLLLISFLLTGCWDKVEIEDRAHISAVGIDKYSSAEGDKAANIDEETTDIKEAKDTGRNKYTFTFSFPNETKEEVTDIVISTVGDALYSVSRIMSDRTNKELFLGHLRTIIIGANVAKDPKSFREILDGIENNELLSRRVVLAMTDDSAGDIIKINPSMQPRLGQFISEIFRRRDRTPRVPSGSVGDILKDLHETGNALIPKITAGKTDVKVAGAGVISNYQFNGWLGEVETAHLMLLKGETRILGGAIVSYKGHSIPIDMRPQKPKMSLIENENNIKILIEIEAEADVKQTYFESKEDMLKVEVIKEVEELANREIKQRIEETIYKIQKEFATDVIGVDRFLRQRHYSLWKSVEKDWKDIFPNIDIEVKMDVKIRRIGLVR; this is encoded by the coding sequence ATGTATAAAAGGAAAGCTATTTTTCTACTATTAATTTCATTTTTACTAACTGGATGTTGGGATAAAGTAGAAATAGAAGACAGAGCTCACATTAGCGCTGTAGGCATTGATAAATATTCTTCTGCCGAAGGGGATAAGGCAGCAAATATAGATGAAGAAACAACAGATATTAAAGAAGCTAAGGATACTGGAAGAAATAAGTATACCTTTACATTTTCATTTCCAAACGAAACGAAGGAGGAAGTGACAGATATTGTTATTTCAACTGTTGGAGATGCTCTATATAGCGTATCTAGAATAATGTCAGACCGTACTAATAAAGAACTATTTTTAGGACATCTAAGGACTATAATTATAGGTGCGAATGTTGCTAAAGACCCAAAGTCATTTCGAGAAATATTAGATGGAATAGAGAACAATGAACTTTTAAGTAGAAGGGTTGTACTTGCAATGACAGATGATTCTGCAGGGGATATTATTAAGATTAATCCATCCATGCAGCCAAGGCTGGGGCAATTTATTTCAGAAATATTTAGAAGAAGAGATAGAACTCCTAGAGTACCTAGTGGGTCTGTAGGGGATATACTTAAAGACCTACATGAAACTGGAAACGCACTTATACCTAAAATAACAGCTGGAAAAACTGATGTAAAGGTGGCTGGTGCTGGTGTAATTAGCAACTATCAGTTTAATGGTTGGTTAGGAGAGGTAGAAACTGCACATTTAATGCTTTTAAAGGGTGAAACCCGTATATTAGGAGGCGCGATAGTTAGCTACAAGGGGCATAGTATTCCTATTGATATGAGGCCACAAAAACCTAAAATGAGCCTAATAGAGAACGAGAATAATATAAAAATTTTAATAGAAATAGAGGCAGAGGCAGACGTTAAACAAACATATTTTGAGTCTAAGGAAGATATGTTAAAAGTTGAAGTTATTAAAGAAGTAGAAGAGCTGGCTAATAGAGAAATAAAGCAAAGAATAGAAGAAACAATATATAAAATTCAAAAAGAATTTGCAACAGATGTAATAGGAGTGGATAGATTTTTAAGACAACGCCACTATAGTTTGTGGAAAAGTGTAGAAAAGGATTGGAAAGATATTTTTCCCAATATAGATATTGAAGTAAAGATGGATGTTAAAATACGAAGGATAGGTTTAGTTAGATAG
- the spoIIR gene encoding stage II sporulation protein R has translation MYKKWANKLVVCFLTGLVLINVLYVNEEVKALERRGENLIRFHVLANSDSPEDQELKLKVRDKVIDAMAEDLEKSKDVNETREILAANLRKIEEVAKEEIERNGEKYDVRASLGEHKFPTKRYGNVVFPAGIYEALRIEIGKAKGQNWWCVMFPPLCFVDVKHGLTDEKTKQELKSALTEEEYYLVYSSVNEKELPLQLKSKVFELFKSSKRQLSRR, from the coding sequence ATGTATAAAAAATGGGCTAATAAATTAGTAGTATGTTTTTTAACGGGATTAGTTTTAATAAATGTTCTATATGTAAATGAAGAAGTTAAAGCTCTAGAAAGAAGGGGAGAAAACTTAATACGTTTCCATGTGTTGGCTAATAGTGATTCTCCAGAAGATCAAGAGCTAAAGCTTAAAGTAAGAGATAAAGTGATAGATGCAATGGCTGAAGACTTAGAGAAGTCTAAGGATGTAAATGAAACTAGAGAAATTTTAGCGGCTAATTTAAGAAAAATAGAAGAAGTTGCGAAAGAAGAGATAGAGCGAAATGGAGAAAAATATGATGTAAGGGCATCTTTAGGAGAGCATAAATTTCCAACTAAAAGATATGGTAATGTGGTTTTCCCTGCAGGGATATATGAGGCACTGCGTATAGAAATAGGTAAGGCTAAAGGACAAAACTGGTGGTGTGTAATGTTTCCACCACTATGCTTTGTAGATGTAAAGCATGGACTAACAGATGAAAAAACAAAGCAAGAATTAAAGAGTGCCTTAACGGAGGAAGAGTACTATCTAGTATATAGTAGTGTAAATGAAAAGGAGTTACCACTTCAATTAAAATCTAAAGTGTTTGAACTTTTTAAATCCTCAAAAAGACAATTGAGTCGCCGTTAA
- a CDS encoding D-alanine--D-alanine ligase family protein, translated as MNVMVIFGGKSGEHEVSLMSATSILRAMNKDKYNIITVGITKEGVWKLYEGPIDEIQSGAWEKTADEGAQNAGLNTQMSLLPTEKGNGMITFGNGRIEKVDVVFPVLHGPFGEDGTIQGLFEMINIPYVGTGVLASSVAMDKAISKKLLQVDSIPQAKYDVVMFKEYKKDKMEVISRIEEKFKYPIFVKPANMGSSVGITKANTREKLKEAIELAGKYDRKIVIEETIIGKEIECSVLGNDDPIASLPAEIIPSAEFYDYNDKYFAGTSKFAIPANLPESILNEVRDMAIKVYKLLDCSGLSRVDFFVESNTNRVLLNEVNTMPGFTKISMYPKMWEATGIKYEDLIDRLIELAIERFNERGN; from the coding sequence ATGAATGTAATGGTAATATTCGGTGGAAAGTCGGGAGAACACGAGGTTTCATTAATGTCAGCTACCTCTATACTTAGGGCAATGAATAAGGATAAATACAATATTATTACTGTTGGAATTACTAAAGAAGGTGTTTGGAAGTTATATGAAGGACCTATAGATGAGATTCAAAGTGGAGCTTGGGAGAAAACTGCAGATGAAGGAGCACAAAATGCAGGTTTAAATACACAGATGTCCTTATTGCCAACTGAGAAAGGCAATGGGATGATAACTTTTGGTAATGGAAGGATTGAAAAAGTAGACGTTGTTTTTCCAGTTCTTCATGGTCCATTTGGAGAAGATGGAACAATACAGGGGTTATTTGAAATGATAAACATACCCTATGTAGGAACAGGGGTTTTAGCTTCTTCTGTAGCAATGGATAAAGCAATATCGAAAAAACTTTTACAGGTAGATAGCATTCCACAGGCAAAGTATGATGTAGTTATGTTTAAGGAATATAAAAAAGATAAGATGGAAGTTATATCTAGAATAGAAGAGAAATTTAAATATCCTATTTTTGTTAAACCTGCTAATATGGGATCAAGCGTAGGTATAACAAAGGCTAATACTAGAGAAAAACTAAAGGAAGCTATTGAACTGGCAGGAAAATATGATAGGAAGATTGTAATAGAGGAAACTATTATTGGTAAGGAGATAGAATGTTCTGTACTAGGAAATGATGATCCTATTGCATCTCTACCAGCAGAAATAATACCATCAGCGGAGTTTTATGACTATAATGATAAATATTTTGCAGGGACTAGTAAATTTGCAATACCAGCTAACTTACCGGAGAGTATACTTAATGAAGTAAGAGATATGGCTATTAAGGTATATAAGCTTTTAGACTGTAGTGGACTATCTAGGGTAGATTTTTTTGTTGAGAGCAATACTAATCGTGTTTTACTTAACGAAGTTAATACAATGCCAGGGTTTACAAAGATTAGCATGTATCCTAAAATGTGGGAAGCTACAGGAATTAAATACGAAGATTTAATAGATAGATTAATAGAACTAGCTATTGAACGTTTTAACGAGAGAGGTAATTAA
- a CDS encoding DUF1934 domain-containing protein, translating to MKSTRMIRVIGIQQNSDGEESTIELTTEGSVYEKNGSYYILYDESEISGMEGSTTRIKIENNKKVSMKRSGASAVDFIFEQGKKYESNYMTAYGDFTMKVTTNVLDVEISEETGKGKIDIDYDLKILGGVRTSNKLQIQLM from the coding sequence ATGAAATCTACACGTATGATAAGGGTTATAGGGATACAACAGAATTCTGATGGTGAGGAAAGTACAATTGAACTAACTACAGAAGGTTCTGTTTATGAAAAAAATGGCAGTTATTATATTCTTTATGATGAGTCAGAAATTTCAGGAATGGAGGGATCAACAACTAGAATAAAGATAGAGAACAATAAAAAAGTATCTATGAAACGCTCTGGAGCCTCTGCTGTAGACTTTATATTTGAGCAGGGAAAAAAATATGAGAGTAATTATATGACTGCCTATGGGGACTTTACTATGAAGGTAACAACAAATGTATTAGATGTAGAAATTAGTGAAGAAACAGGAAAGGGAAAAATAGATATAGATTATGATTTAAAGATTTTAGGAGGCGTAAGAACTTCTAATAAATTACAAATACAATTGATGTAA
- a CDS encoding cyclodeaminase/cyclohydrolase family protein, whose amino-acid sequence MLLVDRPIREFVDAVESKEPTPGGGSVAALAGSLGAALTAMVGNLTFGRKAYEALDEATKATLNNNFNEVAKLKNRLNKLVDKDVEAFEGFMQALKMSKETEEEKTARKKAMENATIEALEVPLTTANECLSILKLQKVFANYGNVNAITDVGVGALMAYAGVEGALFNVIINLQGLSDNTYVEDKKAECDNILAEAKRLKEEVLSITYSKLA is encoded by the coding sequence ATGTTATTGGTTGATAGACCTATTAGAGAGTTTGTAGATGCGGTAGAAAGCAAAGAGCCAACACCAGGGGGTGGAAGTGTAGCTGCTTTAGCAGGAAGTCTTGGAGCTGCTCTTACAGCAATGGTTGGTAATTTAACCTTTGGTAGAAAAGCCTATGAAGCTTTAGATGAAGCAACAAAGGCAACTTTAAATAATAATTTTAATGAGGTTGCTAAACTAAAAAATAGATTAAATAAACTAGTAGATAAAGATGTAGAAGCCTTTGAAGGATTTATGCAAGCTCTAAAAATGTCAAAGGAGACAGAAGAGGAAAAGACAGCAAGGAAGAAAGCTATGGAAAATGCAACAATAGAAGCTCTTGAAGTACCACTAACAACTGCTAATGAATGCCTTAGCATACTTAAATTGCAAAAAGTATTTGCTAATTATGGAAATGTAAATGCAATTACAGATGTAGGTGTAGGAGCATTAATGGCTTATGCTGGAGTAGAGGGAGCTTTATTTAACGTAATTATAAACCTACAAGGTTTAAGTGATAATACTTATGTGGAAGACAAAAAGGCAGAGTGTGATAATATTTTAGCTGAAGCTAAAAGGCTTAAAGAAGAGGTACTGTCTATTACTTATTCTAAATTAGCTTAA